Proteins from one Phyllobacterium zundukense genomic window:
- a CDS encoding ABC transporter permease subunit has product MFRYIASRVLLLIPTFIGISFVAFIFIRLLPGDPVIALAGERGMTPERHQLLMDQFGFNRPIWEQYFSFLWGIFHGDFGTSIASKRPVLADFRALFPATLELSICAMLFAVIIGIPAGIFAAVKRGSIFDQLSMGIALVGYSMPIFWWGILLIILFAGILHWTPVSGRMDLIYFFKPTTGFMLIDSLISGQKGAFRSAASHLILPTIVLGTIPLAVIARQTRSAMLEVLGEDYVRTARAKGLEPKRVIGVHALRNAMIPVITTIGLQMGLLMAGAILTETIFSWPGIGKWMIDAISRRDYVVVQGGLMLVALIVMVVNLIVDLLYAVINPRIRVK; this is encoded by the coding sequence ATGTTTCGCTATATCGCGTCCAGAGTGCTGCTGCTGATTCCGACATTTATCGGTATCAGTTTTGTGGCCTTCATTTTCATTCGCTTGTTGCCCGGCGACCCAGTCATCGCTCTTGCGGGGGAACGGGGCATGACGCCGGAACGGCATCAACTTCTGATGGACCAGTTCGGCTTCAACAGGCCGATATGGGAACAGTACTTTTCGTTCCTATGGGGCATTTTCCACGGAGATTTCGGCACGTCGATCGCCAGCAAGCGGCCGGTACTAGCGGATTTCCGTGCGCTTTTCCCGGCAACATTGGAGCTAAGCATCTGTGCCATGCTCTTTGCCGTAATCATCGGCATCCCGGCGGGCATTTTCGCTGCCGTCAAGCGCGGTTCGATCTTCGACCAGTTGAGCATGGGTATCGCGCTGGTTGGCTATTCGATGCCGATCTTCTGGTGGGGCATTCTCCTGATCATCCTGTTTGCAGGCATACTGCATTGGACGCCGGTTTCGGGGCGGATGGACCTCATCTATTTCTTTAAACCAACCACAGGCTTCATGCTGATCGACAGCCTGATTTCGGGTCAGAAGGGCGCGTTCCGTTCCGCAGCCTCGCATCTCATTCTGCCGACTATTGTGCTCGGAACCATCCCGCTTGCCGTTATTGCCCGTCAGACCCGTTCAGCCATGCTTGAGGTTTTGGGCGAGGATTATGTGCGTACAGCTCGGGCAAAAGGGCTCGAACCCAAGCGTGTCATCGGCGTGCATGCCCTGCGCAATGCGATGATCCCGGTCATCACGACAATTGGTTTGCAAATGGGACTGCTCATGGCGGGCGCGATCCTGACCGAGACTATCTTTTCCTGGCCGGGTATCGGCAAGTGGATGATTGATGCCATCTCCCGCCGCGATTATGTCGTCGTGCAGGGAGGCCTTATGCTCGTGGCGCTGATCGTCATGGTCGTCAATCTGATTGTTGATCTGCTCTATGCGGTTATCAACCCGCGTATTCGCGTAAAGTGA